In a single window of the archaeon BMS3Bbin15 genome:
- a CDS encoding putative ribonuclease J, giving the protein MEIIGVGGYEEVGRNMTLFRSGEDAIIIDMGIRLDRVFIHEDTDLNRLSHKELAEKGIIPDDSVIKSFRSKIKAIVLSHGHLDHLGAVSIIAKKYPSAPIIGTPYTIELVKKEFRGKCQNPIYTLVAGEVLQVSRDMSIEFVKVTHSIPDVVALVVHSNEGKFLYMNDFKLDDNPILGEPPDYARLKELGKEGVKLMVIETTRVAREGRTPSESIARYLLKDTIKKSDSDAGLIVTTFSSHIARIQSAVDSAKEQDRIPVLLGRSMEKYVGIAERTGIISLPDNVRIYGAQKSITKVLNKIAKGGREEYMLIITGHQGEPDALLSKIVKHKYDFRIDKGDNVVFSADIIPNPINVAQRYTLETKLNMQGARIFKGAHVSGHAAREDHRDIIKMVRPENIVPTHGTLEMLAIYAELAESEGYTLNKNLFLIRNGQRVEVR; this is encoded by the coding sequence ATGGAAATAATTGGTGTAGGCGGCTATGAAGAAGTAGGCCGTAATATGACCCTTTTCAGGTCAGGTGAAGATGCTATTATTATTGATATGGGTATACGCCTTGACAGGGTATTTATCCATGAAGATACGGATTTGAACAGATTATCTCATAAGGAACTGGCAGAAAAGGGTATTATTCCTGATGATAGTGTAATAAAGTCCTTCAGAAGTAAAATTAAGGCTATTGTATTGAGTCATGGTCATCTTGATCATCTGGGTGCAGTTTCTATTATAGCAAAGAAATACCCTTCTGCTCCTATAATAGGTACTCCATATACTATCGAGCTGGTGAAGAAGGAGTTCAGAGGGAAGTGTCAGAATCCTATTTATACTCTTGTAGCTGGGGAAGTCCTCCAGGTTTCAAGAGACATGAGTATAGAATTTGTTAAGGTTACTCACAGTATTCCTGATGTTGTCGCTCTGGTTGTGCATTCAAATGAAGGAAAATTCCTTTATATGAATGATTTCAAGCTTGATGATAATCCTATTCTGGGCGAACCTCCTGACTATGCAAGGCTTAAAGAGCTTGGTAAAGAGGGAGTAAAGTTGATGGTTATTGAAACCACAAGAGTTGCAAGGGAGGGAAGGACACCCAGTGAGAGTATTGCAAGATATCTGCTTAAAGATACAATAAAGAAGAGCGATTCAGATGCAGGGCTTATTGTTACAACTTTTTCATCTCATATTGCAAGGATTCAGAGTGCAGTAGATTCAGCAAAGGAACAGGATAGAATTCCTGTACTTCTAGGAAGAAGTATGGAGAAATATGTAGGTATAGCTGAAAGAACCGGAATTATTTCATTGCCTGACAATGTGAGGATATATGGTGCCCAGAAGTCAATAACAAAGGTTCTGAATAAAATTGCCAAGGGTGGAAGAGAAGAGTATATGCTGATTATTACAGGACATCAGGGAGAGCCGGATGCTTTACTATCAAAAATAGTCAAGCACAAGTATGACTTCAGAATTGATAAGGGTGATAATGTTGTTTTTTCTGCCGATATAATACCAAATCCCATAAATGTTGCGCAGAGATATACACTTGAGACAAAGCTGAATATGCAGGGAGCCAGAATTTTTAAGGGCGCTCATGTCAGCGGGCATGCTGCCAGAGAAGACCACAGGGATATTATCAAGATGGTCAGGCCCGAGAATATAGTACCAACTCATGGTACTCTGGAAATGCTGGCAATCTATGCGGAACTGGCAGAGAGTGAGGGTTACACTCTGAACAAAAATCTTTTCCTTATAAGAAATGGTCAGAGGGTTGAAGTAAGGTGA
- the glnS gene encoding glutamine--tRNA ligase, which produces MRELIFKYALKNALDFGNANPKAVIGKVIAENPDMKKKVKDLFPVVEEVIEEVNSLSREEIEGYIESFTFEEKERKKEQKLQELKCAEKGKVVMRFAPNPSGPLHLGHARAAVLNSEYVKYYGGKLILRFEDTDPARVMPEAYNMIREDLRWLGTEWDKEVVQSSRLEIYYKYARELIEKGFSYVCTCTAEEFQKLKIGKVECPHRNTTSRENLENFERMFSEFNEGDAVLRFKSGVDLPDPAMREFPLMRISEKKHPLVEARVYPLMNFSVTVDDHLLGLTHVLRGKDHIVNTRKQEFVYNAFGWEMPEFIHYGRLKIGGLALSTSKISEGIRAGLYSGWEDAKLGTLRALRKRGLQPEAIVKTMLDVGVKQSDINFSWENLYSYNRAIIEPDANRYFFVAQPKILEVENAESVENYAPFHPDYPERGKRRLVISADNAGKARVLISSRDFSNLKPGNFIRLMGAFNIEIIEVGEKVRGIFRSFELGEARKRKARLIHWLPEDGNIEVKVVKPEGIDTGFAERLLEKEETGSIVQFERYGFCRIDEKNSIITLYFTHE; this is translated from the coding sequence ATGAGAGAACTTATTTTCAAGTATGCTCTTAAGAATGCTCTCGATTTTGGCAATGCAAACCCAAAGGCTGTTATTGGTAAGGTGATTGCTGAGAACCCTGATATGAAAAAGAAGGTTAAAGATTTATTTCCTGTTGTCGAGGAGGTTATTGAGGAGGTTAATTCTCTCAGCAGAGAGGAGATAGAGGGATATATTGAGAGTTTCACCTTTGAAGAAAAGGAGAGAAAAAAAGAACAGAAGCTTCAGGAGTTGAAATGTGCGGAGAAGGGCAAGGTGGTGATGCGTTTTGCACCCAACCCTTCGGGGCCACTTCACCTGGGTCATGCAAGGGCTGCTGTGCTCAACAGTGAATATGTAAAGTATTATGGGGGGAAGCTGATTCTCAGGTTTGAAGACACGGACCCTGCCAGGGTTATGCCTGAAGCTTATAATATGATAAGGGAGGATTTAAGGTGGCTTGGAACTGAATGGGATAAAGAGGTGGTTCAGTCTTCAAGATTAGAAATTTACTATAAATATGCAAGGGAGCTTATAGAAAAAGGGTTCAGCTATGTATGTACATGCACCGCTGAAGAATTTCAAAAATTGAAGATAGGTAAGGTTGAATGTCCACACAGAAACACTACGTCCAGGGAAAATCTTGAAAATTTCGAGAGGATGTTTTCAGAGTTTAATGAGGGGGATGCTGTTTTAAGATTTAAGTCTGGAGTTGATTTACCTGACCCTGCTATGAGGGAATTTCCTTTAATGAGAATAAGTGAAAAAAAGCATCCTCTTGTTGAGGCGAGAGTTTATCCTCTTATGAATTTTTCAGTTACAGTGGATGACCACCTTCTGGGACTTACCCATGTGCTTAGGGGTAAAGACCATATTGTCAATACAAGAAAGCAGGAGTTTGTCTACAATGCATTTGGCTGGGAAATGCCGGAGTTTATCCACTATGGCAGACTGAAAATTGGAGGTCTTGCTTTGAGCACCTCGAAGATAAGCGAAGGTATAAGAGCAGGGCTTTACAGCGGATGGGAGGATGCAAAGCTTGGTACTCTGAGGGCCCTGAGGAAGAGGGGGTTGCAGCCTGAAGCTATAGTAAAAACAATGCTTGATGTTGGAGTTAAACAGAGTGATATTAACTTTTCCTGGGAGAATCTCTATTCTTACAACAGGGCAATTATCGAACCGGATGCAAATAGATACTTTTTTGTAGCACAGCCTAAAATTCTTGAGGTTGAAAATGCGGAGAGTGTGGAAAATTATGCTCCGTTTCACCCGGATTATCCAGAGAGGGGTAAGAGAAGGCTTGTTATAAGTGCTGATAATGCTGGTAAGGCAAGAGTGCTCATCTCTTCAAGGGATTTCTCAAATTTAAAGCCAGGAAATTTTATAAGATTGATGGGGGCTTTCAACATTGAAATTATTGAGGTTGGAGAGAAGGTCAGAGGTATATTCAGGAGCTTTGAGCTCGGGGAAGCAAGAAAAAGAAAGGCAAGGCTTATTCACTGGTTGCCCGAGGATGGTAATATTGAGGTTAAGGTTGTGAAACCTGAGGGTATCGATACCGGTTTTGCGGAGAGGCTTCTTGAGAAGGAAGAAACTGGCAGTATTGTGCAGTTTGAGCGCTATGGTTTCTGCAGGATTGATGAGAAAAATTCTATTATTACTCTCTATTTCACCCATGAGTGA
- a CDS encoding PAC2 family protein: MGFKIKGVVIEYLEKPKVKKGRLIQGLLGVGQVGLMAGKQIIDSTKARKIAHIYSSSFLYPGVVLPGVVYDDKNLVDLHRNDIYFDEEKEIFIITGIYQGTSPESYFDMAEAITEFCREVGVKEIYTLGGYGIGKKIEEPAVYGVVYSEERKKELDENNIEILKAPDGTLGATGLAGILIPLGEKNGFKSICLLAETPGSYPDPKASKTILSVLSKLIDIEISGEELDEQIKTMEKELAKMEEYERKMSEMYKTPSKEETLHYIG, from the coding sequence ATGGGCTTTAAAATTAAAGGCGTGGTTATAGAGTATCTGGAGAAGCCTAAGGTTAAGAAGGGCAGGCTGATTCAGGGACTTCTTGGAGTTGGACAGGTAGGCTTGATGGCTGGTAAGCAGATTATAGACTCTACAAAGGCAAGGAAAATAGCACATATATATTCCAGCAGCTTTTTGTACCCTGGGGTTGTACTGCCGGGGGTAGTTTATGATGATAAGAATCTTGTTGACCTTCACAGAAATGATATATATTTTGATGAGGAAAAAGAAATTTTTATTATCACAGGTATATATCAGGGAACTTCCCCTGAAAGTTACTTTGATATGGCTGAGGCTATAACTGAGTTCTGCAGAGAAGTAGGAGTTAAAGAGATATATACACTTGGCGGATATGGTATAGGGAAAAAGATTGAAGAGCCTGCAGTCTATGGTGTGGTTTACTCTGAAGAGAGAAAGAAAGAACTGGATGAAAATAATATTGAGATTCTCAAGGCTCCTGATGGTACACTTGGTGCCACAGGCCTTGCAGGAATCTTGATTCCATTAGGTGAAAAAAATGGATTTAAAAGTATATGCCTGCTGGCTGAGACTCCCGGTAGCTACCCTGACCCCAAGGCTTCCAAAACAATTCTGTCTGTACTTAGTAAACTGATTGATATTGAGATTTCAGGCGAGGAGCTTGATGAGCAGATAAAGACTATGGAGAAGGAACTTGCCAAGATGGAAGAGTATGAAAGAAAGATGTCGGAGATGTATAAGACCCCTTCCAAGGAAGAGACTTTGCATTATATAGGATAG
- the tnpR gene encoding transposon Tn3 resolvase produces MGSEKSALYIRVSTEEQAEKGASIEAQEEFLEDWAKKEDFEVYGTYTDKGYSGKNLKRPALQKLIKDAKNKKFSVVLCYHNDRLSRDTKDALTITQELLRYEVRFRFSNLDVDITSPEGELFFTLQAGFATYFRKDLARKTKFGMQKIKKDGYWIGRIPDLFEVEREKHTKVTPSKTALRIKELRQMKLSYRKIAIKVAEEFEIDINHVKIYRTLKTLEKLKLQ; encoded by the coding sequence ATGGGTAGTGAAAAATCAGCTCTTTACATCAGAGTAAGTACAGAGGAACAGGCTGAAAAGGGGGCAAGTATTGAAGCACAAGAAGAGTTTCTTGAGGACTGGGCAAAAAAAGAAGATTTTGAAGTTTACGGCACATATACTGATAAAGGCTACAGTGGAAAAAATTTGAAAAGACCTGCTCTCCAGAAACTAATCAAAGATGCAAAAAATAAAAAATTTTCAGTTGTCCTATGTTATCATAACGACAGGCTAAGCAGAGATACAAAAGATGCTCTAACAATCACCCAGGAGCTCCTCAGATATGAGGTAAGATTCAGATTTTCGAACCTGGATGTTGATATAACATCTCCTGAAGGTGAACTCTTTTTCACTCTTCAGGCCGGTTTTGCCACCTACTTCAGAAAAGACTTAGCAAGAAAGACCAAGTTTGGAATGCAGAAGATAAAGAAGGATGGATACTGGATAGGTAGAATTCCAGACCTATTTGAGGTAGAGAGAGAAAAACACACAAAGGTTACACCATCCAAGACAGCATTAAGAATTAAGGAATTGAGGCAGATGAAGTTATCATACAGAAAAATAGCCATAAAAGTTGCAGAAGAATTTGAAATTGATATAAATCACGTAAAGATTTATAGAACGCTTAAAACTCTTGAAAAATTAAAATTACAATAA
- a CDS encoding recombinase, giving the protein MSIKAASVSGKKKGILDYINKMKWIYVGGYPENTDVDVVVLSSLAAAQREIRNFPYFLAELFSKDIEVALARENITSFKDRNTFLIKILDLSQNISEKIRFGLERRVKSGNHPGFPAPYGYTYKNNRLIVEKKEFWHVKKIFSLYINGKSLSEIADILNKGKVPTKKGKNWKKQTIAKILSNPIYCGYLRWSNILVKGSHKAIISEKEYEEALSRLKGLSYTPIVNDAFDFQSRYLKDNVP; this is encoded by the coding sequence TTGAGTATCAAAGCTGCTTCAGTATCTGGAAAGAAAAAAGGAATACTGGATTATATAAATAAAATGAAGTGGATATATGTTGGAGGGTATCCAGAGAACACAGACGTGGATGTAGTTGTTTTATCATCTCTTGCTGCAGCACAGAGAGAGATTAGAAATTTCCCATATTTTCTGGCAGAATTATTTTCAAAAGATATAGAAGTTGCTCTGGCCAGAGAAAATATAACTTCTTTCAAAGACAGAAATACATTTCTTATAAAAATTCTTGATTTATCCCAGAATATTTCTGAAAAAATCAGATTTGGTCTTGAAAGGAGAGTCAAATCAGGAAACCATCCAGGATTTCCTGCACCCTATGGGTACACATATAAGAATAACAGACTTATTGTTGAGAAAAAGGAGTTCTGGCATGTGAAAAAAATTTTTTCTTTATATATAAACGGAAAAAGTCTTTCTGAGATAGCAGACATTCTGAACAAAGGAAAAGTTCCGACAAAAAAAGGTAAAAACTGGAAAAAACAGACCATAGCAAAGATTCTTTCAAATCCTATATATTGTGGTTATCTGAGATGGAGCAACATTCTTGTTAAAGGTTCTCATAAAGCAATAATTTCTGAAAAGGAGTATGAGGAGGCTTTATCAAGACTGAAAGGTCTCTCATACACTCCCATAGTCAACGACGCTTTTGATTTCCAGTCCCGGTATCTCAAAGACAATGTCCCTTAA